A region of Candidatus Micrarchaeia archaeon DNA encodes the following proteins:
- a CDS encoding 50S ribosomal protein L14e, with the protein MAAIETGRVCVKKRGRDAGNKCVITKVIDSNYVEVETKERKKARKCAIIHLEPLPQKIDISNIEEIKKAIA; encoded by the coding sequence ATGGCAGCAATTGAAACAGGCAGAGTATGCGTTAAAAAAAGAGGACGAGATGCAGGAAATAAATGTGTAATCACTAAAGTTATTGATTCAAATTACGTTGAAGTAGAAACAAAAGAAAGAAAAAAAGCAAGAAAATGTGCAATTATACATTTAGAACCTTTACCTCAAAAAATTGATATATCAAATATTGAAGAAATAAAAAAAGCAATTGCTTAA